The stretch of DNA GTGTAGCCCTGAGTGCTGCACTAGAATTCTCATGTGCACCTGCCGACTTGTACCCGCTGCAAGGCCACTGGGCCCTTGGTCCATGTGAGCCAGACTCCTGGCATGCCAGAGGGCCGTCCACCCAGTCTCTGCTCAGAAACaccagtgagtgtgtgtgtatatgggtgAGTATGTACCCATTTAGAGCCAGACTTGTGGCACGGCCTGGTCTCAGAGGCAGGGCACATCCACTGGGGGCCACTGGGGATTGGGCCAGGTAGGGCCCCAAGAGACAGGGGCCAAGCCTTACAGGTGGCTTCTTCACCAGgaccacaggggcacctggttgaaaGGGATGAATGGGGCAGATTGGGATGGAAGAGCTGTCAGTTCAAAACCAaaaggctttttaatttttaaaaaattcagatctTTACCCAACATTGGTGCAGAAACAGCACCATTCTAAAACCTTCCCAGTGATGAAAAGTTCTCTTGCCTTGTTTCTCCAGGGGACTACCCTGGCCCTTGTTATCTGTGATGGTGCATGGGGGCATCTCCAGAATGCAGCCACTCAAGAATAGCAATGGGGGTGGGCTCTTTAGAGGGCCCTAGGCTGGTTGCCACACCCTGGTTGTCAGGGTGGCTCCAGAGCCACCTGTACATACTGCCTGGACAGGTACCTTTCAGCATCTTCACGGCAACGGTCGTGTATCCTGCTTTGCCTTTTAGCCGGAAAGCTGTTGCCTTAACCACTTTTCCAAATTCACCTTCTCCCAGAGTTTTTCCAAGAACTAAGTTCTTCCGAGGGAATTCCCACTTAGGATCCTCCTATGTGGGgttggaggaaagggaagaagaggagaagggagaaagttGGTGAGggtaagaggaaaagaagaagacaaGGCTCATAAATGAGTCTCCAATGGACAAGCTCTGGTGTGCAAACTGCCACCTGGACTAGTGGGCAATGGTTATCTACCTGCACTGAGAGTGGGACCCCACAGTTGGGCAGGACCTGTACCTTATGGAAAGATAAACGTTGCCACAGAATGGCCTGGACTCTGGATGCCTGGATCCTTGCTTGTCCCCAGTCTACCGAACATGCCCTTGGCCATCTCGGGCTCATGTCCTTGTTTCTCAAACAAGGAGTTTAGGGCTTACTAAGGATGTAGAGGGTGTTCACATAGGAGTGTGGCGTCTTTCCTGGGAGATGAGCCCAACCTTCCCGGTACTGTCCACAAGCCACTGATGTCCTACAGACTAGGCCCCAATCTGTCCTCTCCAGAGATTCCTAGGACCCTGTTGGCATTAGCAGCCTATGCTGCCTCCCAGAACAGGACCCCTAACTATGGATGGAAGTGTCCTTTTCTGTGTGGTGCCCCAGAAAAGATATCACTAGGGGGGTTGGAAGCCTCCATCCTGACATGTGGAAGAGGCTATTCCTCTCATGGGACTGGCCATTTCCTTGAACCTGCATCCACCTGCTACCATGCTCCCCTCTACCCATCTTGCCTTCCCACTAAAATCTCACTCAAGACTACtgtgggggggtgcctgggtggctcattcagttgggcatcagtcagttgagcctttggctcaggttatgatcccagggtcctgggatccagccctgcatcagagactgctcagcagggaccctgcctctccctttccctgccacTCTGCTtacttgtttgtgtgtgtgcacaatctgtcaaataaataaataaaatcttacaaaaaaaaaaaaaaaaaaaaggaaagattactCTGGGACATCTTCCCAGACCCCAGCCTGGCCCCAAATCTTTGAACTCTGACCAGGGAGGCTGAAACCTCCCTTCATGTGCCGGCAGTGGGCATCTATTGCCCCAACTCTCCCTGCAGCTGGAGGTGGGTGTGGCCTGGGGGTGCTGCTATGATGAACCCTGCCAGACTCGCCTGACTCCCACAGATGACACCATTGGGTCCTCCGGCCCTGCCAAGCAGAGCCATGCTTTCCAACACCCAAGTATAGCTGTGTTTGCCCCTGTGGGCAGAGGTGACCTCCTTTCAGCACCGTATCTAGGGCTCCTGCTGGCCAGCTCCTGGGCATCCTGGTGTTGTCTCGGGTTCTGCAAGAACCCACAGTCAGGGGTGGAGTCGACAACATCATCATTGTTACCCTCGTGTCCTTCCTCCCCATTGCACCAGATAGGCATTCGCTGCATGTGGAAACTGCACTAAGCATGTGTGGATAGcactgatttgattttctttaggGACATTAAAAATTCTCTCTGCTTTATATTGAGACAACTAAGATCAAGCAGTTGAGTAATGTGTCCTTAGAGCTGGTCAgtaggccctgggctgcagactaGGCTCTGGCTTCTCCATGCTGAGGGCCCAAGCTGGTGTAGGCGGAGGGTGGTGTATGTTCACTTGTACAAGCACCTGCCAGCACTGCCCTTCCTGTGTACCTCACTGTACACTGCCTGGGTTTATAAAGGAGTCAAGTGGCTCATCCCAGAGGCTGGCTGTGGTGGCAGAGATGCTTTACAGGACAGGGGTCACATCCCATCTGTGTAGTGACGGGAACTAGGAAAGCTAGGAGAGAGGCTGCAGTGTCTGCCACCAGTGGGAATGGCTCCCATGGCCCAGGCCCACACTAAGGGGTGAGCACCCTTGGGTGGCACCTCCAACAAACCTTAGCCACCTCCTAGCCCTGGTTGGATACTGCCAAAGGCCAGTGGTTCCTGAATTTTCTGCTTGGAGGCTCTAGTCAAGATGCAATGTTCCCTGCCAGGCCTTGGGGGTGGAGCTTCTATTCACATGCACATCTTCTCAGCCCCACTTAAGAACCTGGTTTcctggagcacttgggtggctcaatggttgagctctgcctttggctcagggtgtgatcccggggtcctgggatcgagtcctgcatcaggctccctgcagggaacctgcttctccctctgcctaggtctctgcctctctctgtatctctcatgaaaaaataaaatctttaaagattttaaaaaagaacctggCTTCCAGCTCCTCAGCAGTTGCCAGCAGGGATACAGAAGAAGCAGGGCAGGTTGATGGCAGGCCTAGCAAGGAGGAGGTTCTATGGAGTACCCAGTAACTATGGGCCCAGGCCCTCCcatggagaagggggaaggggagcctACTGGCTCTGGCTGGCACTCTCTATCAGGCAGCTGGTTACAGAATCCTGGGGCCTGCCTCCTCCACAGCTGGACCAGAGGCCCCACAGCACCTCTTTTTTCACTCCACAGATGaactcccctccccactgctgccACCCTGGTCCAGCCCCTGCCTGCCACCATCTTTTGCCTGGATGAGGAGAGCGCCTCATCATAGGGCTCCCACTTTTGCACCCACCCCATAGATGTCCCCACAGAGCAGCCTGCAGAAATGAAGGCAGAATATAGGCTTCCTCTGCTGAACCCCTAAGCCCCAGGGTCCTATCCTCTGAGAATAAAACCCACAGGCTTCCTCAGGGTCTCCGCCCAGTTCTTGGGGCATCCGCAGGACCATGCCCTATCAGGTATGGCAGGCCCACCATCCCAAATCTCAGTCCAACTAAATTAGCACTTCTTCTCCACTCTGCTAAACTGCCCCTGTGCCTTTGCAGCCCTCCGCCTGCTGCCCTCCCTGGAAGGCAGCTCCGCGAAGACTGGGGGGGTTGCTCACAGCATCCTCCTGGTGGGTGAGGATGCATTAGCTGCTTGTGGGCTACAGGACATTCAGCATCAGGGTGCCCTGtgcacccctccccacacctcccaGCTTCCCCAGGCCAGAGGGCAGCCCCCTGCAGGGCCTCCAGGAGGGTGCACTCTAAGCGCGAGGCCCTGCTCAGAGCCTCACCGGGATTTTGAAGgcatccacagagacctggttcTCCATGGAGTCCAGTGAGGGCCGGCGGGCGCCTGATGAGGAGTAGCTGACTGGGAAGGCCTGGGCGGGCCGGCGGAAGGTCATTTCGGCAGAGGCGATGGGCGGCTTGTGGGCATTCTTGTGGTAGCGGTGTATGCAGAAGGTGGAGAGCAGCATGGAGACGATGAAGGAGAAGAGCACAGCCGCTGCAATCACCGTGCGGCAGAGCTCATCACACAGTGGGTCTGTGGGCAGGGGTGGCTGTGAGGGGCAGCGCTCCGGAAGGGTGCCCCAGGATCCACAGCTGGAAGGCTGCTGTGGCAAACTGAGCAGCTGGCAAGTGCTGCTGGCGTCAGGATGTGAGAGAAATGCAGACACTCACACGGCACTGATTATTTGGCGGGGACTGTGCGTTATGTTTGCCCTACAGAGACTGCTGTCACCCTCCTACAGAAGGGCCAAGAGGTCCAGGGAGTTTAAGCagcctgcctgaggtcacacagcagaggCAGCATATGCAACGACTGCACCGGCCGTGGAACACTGCACCAAAGCCAGCTGGCCCTGGAGCACTGGTGGGAGGCAGACTCCCTCCTCTGTGTTCCTGatgtcttttgtattttctttatgaaactgggagagggaaggaaagtggCTCTGGACCTAGCACCATGCAGCAACAACTCAACTAGGAGAAAAAATCCTTGGGCTCAGTCATGAAAGCTCCCAGGGTGCCCAGGCCCATGCTGCCCACTGTACCTGCTAGCGTGGAAGGAACATCTGCAGGCTTGGGCTGGCAGGGGCGGGGGTTCTGATCTATGGTGCTGGGGGCCCAGACAAGGCCCTGGTCAAGGACAATCTGAGTAGATGCCGAATTATTTGGTGgaagaactttctttctttctttctttctttctttcttttttttttttttttggtggaagaaCTTTCCAGCCCAACCTTAGTCACAGAACTTTGGGCCAGAAGTCACTCTGTAGAGGCCCTGACCTAGACCTGTCTACACAGATTGGGGAATCAAGGcccagaggaaaggaagagggtcTTTTGGGTTTCACCTGCTTTCCTGCAATTTCCTCCCTGGCTCACTGGGGCTCAGGGAGGTGTGGGGAGCCCTGCCCGGCAGCAGTGCCCCCACTACCCACTCACCCTGGCTGTCTTCAGGCTCGCAGAAGCACTTCTTCTCTTCAGGAAAACAGTTGCAGATTCCGAAGCCAGCTTTTATCCCCCAGCGGTCCCCTGGCTCATGCCCACCGATGATGCTGCCACCTCCTGGTGACAGATGCAGCCCACTAAGCCTCCTGGTGTGACTGGACAAACCAGGACCACCCAGGCGGAAGCATGAGAGGTCCCTCCCCACATGATGTCAGCATGCTCAGACTTGGGGAGGGCAGTGAACTCTGAAATCTGGGAAACCTGGGCAGGAATCAGCACAGTCTGCCCCCAGTCCAGGTCCCTGGCACCAGCAGATGGGATCAGGAACCCACAGGCTGCCCAGGGTCCTTGCTGAGGTTACTTTACAAAAGCACAGAAGGGGCAGCAGGGATACAGGAGAATCAGGGATTAGGAGCTGTACCCAAGTCAGCTGGCCAGAGAGACACTGGAGAGTGTGGGTCAGGGCACCAGTCTCCAGAGTTTTGATGGAGCAGAGCCCTTTATTCCAAGGAAATGTCAGAAAGTCTTGGTATATGAGACTCAGGAATGAGGCTGGTCTGGCTGAAGTAGGGGTGGGAGTCCAAGCCTCTCCCATTGGCTGGCTACCCCTACCCATGCCAGGCCCTTGAACTTGGTGGGCCCAGTGGTTGCTTACGGAGGCAGTCCTGGGGGCAGATGTTGACATTCCTGCTCTCTACAGCATCACAGTGGCCATCAGGGCAGGTCTTGACATTGGGGGAGCAGGTGGAGAAGTTTCTGGTGATCCCTATAATACACACGGCAGGCCAGTCACTACCATCTGGGAGTACCCGCCTTGGTCAGACTGCCAGAGCCAGAAGGCGGCATCCCAGGGCCTCCCTGGCCAACCCTGACCCCTCCAGAGGAGCAAACTGAGGCTGGAGCAGAGATTCCATAAGTGGGATCCTTGTGGAGGGCACAGTGTGGACCTGGCTGCTGTCTATGTACCAGTCTTACTGCCTGGGGCCACATGGCCTGGCCTGGGGCCTTCCAGCTAGAGCCTGTCTTCTGCACATCCCAACTTTGGCTCAGACATTCCCAAACCCAAAGGGCCCTGTGGTCCCACAATGATGAAGAGCCTGAATGTCCTTGTGCTGCTCATACTCTGCACTCACGCCCACCCTCTCCTTGCATCAGGAACTACAAGTGGGGACAGGGCTCTGGACAACAGAGGTGCAGAAGGGAGGGCCATCACAGCAGCCAGCAGGCCCACAAGGACCCCATTTCCACTCAGCCACCATTACCCCTCTCGAATGCCTGGCCATAGGCCTGGCTCTGTGTGGGGCCTACCTTTGCCATCTCCCTGTCTCCACTCGCACTTGCCCGTCAGAGAGCCCAGGCCGCCGCACTCTTCACACTCAGGCCGTCTCTTGCTGACTGCACAGGACAGGGGGCAGCCTGGCTCCTCAGCCACATCTGCAGGTGGCAGAAACTGGTCAGAGGGGGCTGGCCTGGACCCAGTGTCCAGCCAGCAtccaggggcagagagaagcctcGGTAGAGCCTTTCTCATGGGTGAGCCCAGAAGGGCAGGAGTGCCTTAGCACTAGGACACAGGTCAGTGATGGGGCCCCTTGAAGAAGAGGGCTGGGACCGCAGTCATGGCAAGGTGGGGTAAGTATGGAGGGAGGATGTGCGGTAGCTAGTGGCTAGACTCAGCCAAAAACACACACGCCAGTTAAacctgaatttcagataaacactGAATACTCACTTTGTGTAACTGTGTCTCTAATACCGCATGGACATACTTAGAAGTCTGCCTTCTAAGAGACTCTGCAAAGGTTACATAGGACATACAACAAAAAATTGCTTGTTCCTTACCTGAAGGTTAAATTTAACCAGGGTCTTGTATTTTATAAGGCAGCCCTAAAGCAAGTGCATGTACAGAATGCATGGGCGGTGGTGATGGGGAGTAGTGACCATCTACTATGCGGTCACTCTGGGCTACACTGTTTTATCCTCCCAGCCTGGCTATGCAGGGTGCACTGTTATTCTCACTTTATAGGGAAGGATACTCAGGCAGTCTCAGGGACGTTACCAATAGGCGAAGGGGGACAGGCCTGGCCCCTTCTGTGTGTGAAAAGCCCGTAGTTTTACCACACCCTGCCTGTCCCGACCCTCCATGGGCCCTGGCACTCACATGTCCCCTCCACGGTGACGACCAGCGGGGCCTGGGTCTGCCTGCGGGTTGGCCGGTCGGCAGCCACCACTGTGTACTGGAGTTGAGAACAATCGAGCCGCTGCAGGGCTTCCGTGTCATTCACGTACAGGGTCCCTGTGGTGTCCTCGGCTGACGTGACCACCCCCAGGACGCTACAGTTGGTGCTGGAGAGCTGCAGCTTGTACTGCACGTGGATGCCACTGAACTCCTGGCAGTTTTCCACACAGACTTTCCCAATCTAGGCATGGGGCACAGGGAATGCCTCAGTTGGGTGGTGCACTGGCCTGTGATGGTGGCCGGAGGGGTTTCTGGGCAGCCTGAAACCTGAACAGTCCCCTACCAGGTCCAGGAATGACAAGTCCCTGTATTCCATGCCCCTGGAACTGGCAGACCCATCCACTTGCCTGGCCCTGGTTCCGTCCATcacaccaccacccacccctgctcctggGAGCCAGAGGTGAAAGGACACAGGCACTGAGGTTTGGTTTAGAGACTGCCTCAACGATGCCCCTTCTCCAGCTCATTCTTTATTCACTCACTTGTTTTGACATGGAGGCCGAGTgggtccctcttcctcccctcccctcccctctcctggccAGGCCACATTTGTTCTGGAGACCACCAACTGCCATCCTTACTCCAAGTGGCTGGGGTGCTCCACCCCCTACCCAGGCTACCTGCCGGGGCAGTGAGAGCACTGCACTGGGGGCCACATGATTCATGTACCATAGTTGCCTGTCCTACAGCTCCAGGGGGCCTTCCTGGGACTGTGGCTGGAAGCCCTGGGAAAGACAAAATGCTTCTCCTGGGGATGCTAGGCTGGTAGTACCATTGCTGGGTCCTGGAGCTGGGCAGCTGAAACtctcctttctatcctttggCCACTTGAGTTAGAATGAGAGTTTCAGAGGCTTAAACCCAGACTCTGACTAGTTAaggctggggggcagagggcaggggtggggcagggggaggctctGCTTGCAGCCACTTAGCAGGTCCCTGCTCAGCCTTGCtcaggcccagggcagagccaTGCTCCTCTATACCCAAGCCTGACTCCACAGCAAAACCACCTCTTGGATGGTGGCTGTCCCAGCACATCCCCATATAAAATGTGCTGGCTTCCACTCCCCCATGTGGTCCTCCAAATTGCCCAGGCCACTATCCTCAATTTACAATCATAAAGCCTGGAGAGGGGGTGAAAGATCACAGTGAGGGTGAGGCTACATTGGGACTCAGGTCCCTATGATCTTTTGAGTGTGTTGGAGTACACGTCTTCTGCAGTGCTTGTTCCCATTCCGTAGCTCCTTGGAGACCCTTCGGGCCCCTCTGCCTTGCCACCTCTCACCATTCTTGACCTCTGCCTCCATAAAAGACCTTGGATGGCAGGTCAGGGAGCTGGGACATGTCCAAGGGTGGGGTCCTTTGTGTTTTGGACCTGGGTAGCTGTCAGGGCTGGAGGGGGCACGGGAACCAACCACAGAGACAGGAACAACTGGAAATAGCCCTAAGCAGGACCTTCTGAAGGGGATGTGTCTGAAGCCACTCCATCAGGAAGGAGCAGAAAGTCATATGCATGCTGCAATTCCAAGTAAAATTACAAAAGTCCTTAAGAGAAATATTCTAGAAAGAACTGTACCAAAATGATAAGCACTAGCTGACATGGTGAGAAGGGATCAGTCCTCTCCGTCCCTTGTCTTCTTTAATGGATACTTATTACTTTATGTTTTTTCCACTTCTAATTGTTTTCCAACGACAAACACAAGATAGACTCTAGTAAACGCACTTGCAGCAGGTAAAGTGGAAGTGTTCCCAGCCTTTCCCCGCAGAGGGCGCCACTGCTTACTGCCTGCATTTACAGATGTGCAAATTCCATTAATGAAAATTTGGTTTTGAACATAAGGAGCCACATGAGGCCCGTATTTTTACAAACCACTTTCTGGTTAATAATTTACCAGGAAGATTTAAGTCTACCATATGTAGATCTAGCTGGCATTGCTCTTATGTTAGGACAAAACACGTTTTAAAGATAAGAATGGAAGAGGGCAAAAAGGAGACCCCTGGTGaccaccacccctgcccaggACTCTACCAACTCCGCCATGGTCCAGCTTCCCCAGACCTGTGCCCATGGCTCCCCCTGGGCCACTCTGTGTACTCACTCCAGGGAAGGAGGATCTCTCAACCCCAGCCCTGCTTGCAATCTGTTAAACAGAGTGCCCTCCCATTGGGGGTCCTCTGCCCCTGCAGGCCTCTTCCCAGGCCAGGCATCGGGCTGCAGGCTCACCTGGGCAAAGCGGCGGGCCCGTCTGCTCACAGTGAAGGTGTAGGCGCTGGGTAAGTGCAGGCTGACAGGCAGCACCGTCACGTTGAAGTGGAGCAAGAGGATGCCCTCCCCGGGACCCTGGAAGTCCGAGTCATTGACCAGAACGGCCAGCTGCAGGGAGCGGCTCTCCGAGATGGGGAGGCTCCGGTTGAGAACCAGCCCTGTGGGTGGGAGCACACTGATGACTCCCTAATTGCTGCAGGCCTAGGACCACTGCTCCATGCCACTGCGGGCCTCCTCCCAGCCACATGCCTGGCATGCACACCCATGTGTGCAAACAGACTTTCACACTTATGCTGTGTGGATAACAGACTTGGCAGGTGGTGTTAAGTTAGAACCACTGTTTAAATGTTGGCCCTGTGCTGAGCTGGAAGCCAAGAGAACCCTTCATAGCTGGGAGGTAACCTGTACATAAGTATGGTATGTAGGTACATGTGTGgtggggtgtctgtgtgtgttgtgtatagggtctacatgtgtgcatgtatacatggAGTATGTATGTGTGGGGTATAGGCATACACAAGATAAAGATCTACCACCACTGAGGCCCCGGGAAGACTATACTGGCCTCCATTCCTCCAGAGCCTGGAGCCTGCACGTTTCTGCACCTGCTATATGCCATGGCTATGGTCCTAGTTTTGCAGAGACAGAAGGATAGGGGCGGGGAGGTTTTCGTACACATGCTGTATACAATGAGTGAGCCTGGGCAGGGATAACATCTTCCCTTGTACAGGGCAGGAGACTTTCAAAGGCTCAATGGGGGTGGAGAGGATGAGAAACAAACAGGATAGGTCCAGGCACAAAGGGGTAATGGTACCAGCGATTCTGGGATCCCTCAGAAGCAGATCTCAAAACAAGGATTCAAGTGCAAGTTGGGTATTTGGAAGGTGATTCTAGAAAAATATGGGCAGCAGGGTGGAGGAGGCAAGGCAGCTGATGAAGGTGCCCCAACCTGCAGGTGAGCACCATGCACCCCTGGAGCTTAGTTCTGTGGTACATTCCAGAAACCAGATAGGACAATCTTTGTGGAATCCTCTGACTCAAGCACACAGAGCTGCCATTATATACTAACCTACTAGTAGAGAGCTATGGGGACAAGGGAGAAATAATCCCCAAGCACTTAGGCACCTTGGGGGCCCACAAAGCAGAGGCCAGAGGAAGGCCTCAGGCAATGATGTATATGTTTGTAGTGGGCAGTGAGCCCTGGCACAGTCAGCATGGGGAAGTCCATCTGCCAGGAGGCAGCTCAAGGAGAGAAGAAAGCCTGTAAAAACCCACCAATGTGGCCAAGATGAGCCCAGTAGAGACAATGAAGGGCTGGGTAGGGTGGAAGGATCTGTAGCCTGGGGCTCAGAGGGCCAGGacaagtgtctgtgtgtgtagggTGCTGTTGGAAGAGTGGACTGCCAGTTCCCTAGGGGGCCCAGCCAGGCCATGCCTGGCCCCTCTTACTGTAGTCATGCACAGTTGCCCGCACAAAGCTGCCGTTGGCCTGGACCAAGGTCTCGTTGGGTGAGTGTTCCACACGAAATGTCTGGAGggcccaggcatccccagggaGTAGTGTACTTGTGTATCGCCTCAGGAGCTCCCCAGATGCTGGTACCACGTCCGCGTCAAAGACATGTATTGTGGCCACCACAGTGCCCTGCAGACAACAGGATGCCAGTCAGAGCTGGTGAGAGGGACCCCTCAGAGACCCTGGAGCCTGAGACTTCAGAAGGGCACATGCCCCACAGGTGGGCCAAGCGTATGTAATCAGAGCCAACTCTAACAACAGACTGACCTGTGTTAGAGTTCCCGTGGGGTCCCTTGCAAGTCTGGCCCAGTCACCATCCCTAGGCCACTGTGCCTCACCTGTGCAACAGGTGTGATAGGCATCTACAGACTTCCGGTAGGAAGAGACTTTTAAAGCAGATGTCCAGGTGCTCTGCTGACAGGCTTTACCAGGTCCCTTAGGAGAACAGTAAGCCAGGCCACCCAGGGTGGGGTTAGCTCTCTGTCACATTGAGATAGTTGGCAGAACCAGAGTCAAGCCCCGGTGTACACCAGAATGTTCTCTTCCAAATACCTTCCATATACCAGGCTGGAGGGGATCACAAGAAAAGTTCAGAGCAGTCACAGGGCATATTTGCTTTCACTGCTAACTAGACTCTGTTGTCACCCCAAGGCAAGCCCTTTCAAGCTTATGGGGTCTTTACCAATGAGCTGTGCTTTCCTCCCGCCAGCCCATCCACCAAACCAGCACCCGGGGTGCGTGGAGAGGCAGGTAAGAACACCCATCTCCCATTGTGCCCCTCGCCGGCCGGCTGCAGGACGCCCAAGGCCCAGCAGGTGGCAGTCACGCTCCACCAGTGAGGACCAGCGCCCGGGCAGGCCGAGGTGGGCGGAGCCGTGCTGGGAGATCTCAGACCTCCAGTGAGGGCTGACAGCCGTGGAAGGGAGTGCCCTCCTGGGCAACTGTCCTCTCCCCGCCGCGGGTAGCACCGCTGTGCCTACCGGCAGCGGCACAGGTGCGCCCCGGTACCTGACGCAAGCGCTTGGCCTTGACAGCCTGGTCAGGCACATGCTAGGCATCCAGGGTCCCCGGACACTCGTCATAGGCAGCTGGGCTgacctcccctctcctctgctacCCTCGAGACAGGCAGAAAGCCCCAAGAAAGCCCTGGGCCGACAAATGAAAGACACATATCTGGAAGGATGGTCAGCCACGTGGCGATGGCGAGACGGACACCTGAACGGATCAAGAATAAATGGTGGACGGAGTGGCAGATACCCCACAGATGGACGACAGACAAGACACAAGCACAGGCGTGGCAGACAGGCACCTCCTTCCTCTTGAACTCCACCACGGCGCTGGCAGTGTCGAAGCCCCCGAGGAAGGTGGGCGCCGAGTCGTCCTCGTCATACACGGTCACGGGGAAGGGCACCATCACCACCTCCTCTTTACGCGCACCGACGCGCACGGTGCACGCGGCCACCAGCTCATACTTCTCCCGCAGCTCACGGTCCAGGGCCCAGCGTGTGCTCACCTCCAGGCTGTCCGGGGCGCAACGGAAGGGCAGATTCTCACCTACACACCAAGCAGACCAGGAACCCCAACATGACTTCCCTCCAGGAATCAGGGTGAGCTAGCTGTCTTTTTCTGGGCCCGCCAGGAGTGGCcgcaggggaggggggctctgCGGGTCCAGGTTGGGGACCATGCCAGCCCTGCCCTGAGCTCCTCCTCCGGGGCTCCAGAttaggggaggggcacagagctCCAAGCACCTGTATGCAGTGATGCTGTGCACTAATGAGCTTTCCTGTGCCTGCCAGTTTCCCCACCTCCAtactgatgggggagggggaacacTAGCTCAACCAGGCTGTGGGCCCAGACATACAGCTCCTAGCACTGGctggcttttgaaaaaaaaaacaggagatttttaaattacGGAACTAGTATGTGCTCATTTTagagaacaagagaaataaaGCCACTATTCCACCATCTGaaaacaaacatggtggactttTAGTGTGTGACTGGAAGTTAACACACAAATACTTCCAATTGCCTTCTTTGTACCCCCACTTTACACCTCCTGGCTGTGTGATCCCCGACTGGTTGTTccgcctctctgtgcctcagtttcctcaccagaAGACAGGATAGATGAAGGAGCATGCCTGCTCCTCTCACTAGGCATTGCCATATGGTCAGTGATTCGTGTATCTTCCCACAACCTGGTGAGGGGAGGACCAGTCATGATAGCACACTCTTCAACCCAAGCCTGTCCTGAAATTCATCCTTCAGGAATAACTCATCCTTcaggaaaaagggggaaatgcTGAGGGCTTGAAGGTCCACACTGACCACCCTCACAGCCAAGCATGGAGGGTTACGTCAGCTCCACTGCATGGGAGAACAAGCATCCCTCGGTCCCTCACGTCAGAGCc from Canis lupus familiaris isolate Mischka breed German Shepherd chromosome 28, alternate assembly UU_Cfam_GSD_1.0, whole genome shotgun sequence encodes:
- the RET gene encoding proto-oncogene tyrosine-protein kinase receptor Ret; translated protein: MAASRIIKGWFVPFCQAPLGLYFSRDAYWEKLYVDQPSGMPLLYVHALRDIPEEVPSFRLGQHLYGIAYRARLHENDWIRIEEDTGLLYLNRSLDHSTWEKLSIRNGGFPVLTIYVQVFLSSASLREGECQWPGCARVYFSFINTSFPACGSLKPRELCFPETGVSFRIRENRPPGTFHQFRLLPMQFLCPNISVSYKLLEGENLPFRCAPDSLEVSTRWALDRELREKYELVAACTVRVGARKEEVVMVPFPVTVYDEDDSAPTFLGGFDTASAVVEFKRKEGTVVATIHVFDADVVPASGELLRRYTSTLLPGDAWALQTFRVEHSPNETLVQANGSFVRATVHDYRLVLNRSLPISESRSLQLAVLVNDSDFQGPGEGILLLHFNVTVLPVSLHLPSAYTFTVSRRARRFAQIGKVCVENCQEFSGIHVQYKLQLSSTNCSVLGVVTSAEDTTGTLYVNDTEALQRLDCSQLQYTVVAADRPTRRQTQAPLVVTVEGTYVAEEPGCPLSCAVSKRRPECEECGGLGSLTGKCEWRQGDGKGITRNFSTCSPNVKTCPDGHCDAVESRNVNICPQDCLRGSIIGGHEPGDRWGIKAGFGICNCFPEEKKCFCEPEDSQDPLCDELCRTVIAAAVLFSFIVSMLLSTFCIHRYHKNAHKPPIASAEMTFRRPAQAFPVSYSSSGARRPSLDSMENQVSVDAFKIPEDPKWEFPRKNLVLGKTLGEGEFGKVVKATAFRLKGKAGYTTVAVKMLKENASPSELRDLLSEFNLLKQVNHPHVIKLYGACSQDGPLFLIVEYAKYGSLRGFLRESRKAGPGYVGSGGSRSSSYLDNPEERALTMGDLISFAWQISRGMRYLAEMKLVHRDLAARNVLVAEGRKMKISDFGLSRDVYEEDSYVKRSKGRIPVKWMAIESLFDHIYTTQSDVWSFGVLLWEIVTLGGNPYPGIPPERLFNLLKTGYRMERPDNCSEEMYGLMLQCWKQEPDKRPVFADISKDLEKMMVKNRDYLDLAASTPSDSLLYDDGLSEEETPLVDCNNAPLPRTLPSTWIENKLYGMSDPNWPEESPVPLTRADGTNSVCPRYANDSVYANWMVSPSAAQLMDAFDS